A section of the Phormidium ambiguum IAM M-71 genome encodes:
- the mdh gene encoding malate dehydrogenase, protein MIKFNSSLPLCASTRVSIIGAGKVGSTLAQRIAEKNLADVVLLDIVAGMPQGIALDLTQARGIEEHDCRIIGTNDYADTANSDVVVITAGIPRKPGMTRDDLMRTNAQIVVEATRQAIAHSPDAILIVITNPLDVMSYLAWQASGIPSHRVMGMAGVLDSARFQAFIAMELGVAINDITTMVLGGHGDLMVPLPRYSTVSGVPITELMDRETIDRLIKRTQNGGGEIVELMRTGGAYFAPASATCLMVESILYNQSRVVPACTYLQGEYGLNDIYIGVPCRLGCAGVESIVELNLTEAEISALHISAESVRQNVFQAKEMLAAVANV, encoded by the coding sequence ATGATTAAATTTAATTCCTCCCTGCCTCTTTGCGCTTCTACTCGTGTCAGCATTATTGGTGCGGGTAAAGTTGGTAGTACCCTGGCACAGCGCATTGCTGAGAAAAATTTAGCTGATGTGGTGTTGCTGGATATAGTGGCGGGGATGCCTCAAGGTATTGCTTTAGATTTAACCCAGGCGAGGGGAATAGAAGAACACGACTGTCGAATTATTGGCACGAATGATTACGCGGATACGGCAAATTCCGATGTTGTGGTGATTACTGCTGGGATTCCCCGTAAGCCGGGGATGACTCGTGATGATTTGATGCGAACGAATGCTCAAATTGTGGTGGAGGCGACTCGGCAGGCGATCGCGCATTCCCCCGATGCCATTTTGATTGTCATTACAAATCCCTTGGATGTAATGAGTTATTTGGCATGGCAAGCTAGCGGTATTCCCAGTCATCGAGTAATGGGTATGGCAGGCGTTTTAGATTCTGCCAGATTCCAAGCTTTTATCGCTATGGAATTAGGCGTTGCTATCAATGATATTACCACTATGGTATTAGGAGGACATGGGGATTTAATGGTTCCTTTGCCTCGTTATTCTACTGTTAGTGGCGTGCCAATTACCGAATTAATGGATCGAGAAACGATCGATCGATTAATTAAAAGAACTCAAAATGGTGGGGGAGAAATTGTGGAATTAATGCGAACTGGAGGTGCATATTTTGCTCCGGCTTCTGCTACTTGTTTGATGGTAGAGTCGATTTTATATAACCAGTCGCGTGTAGTTCCGGCTTGCACTTATCTGCAAGGTGAATATGGTTTAAATGACATTTATATTGGCGTTCCTTGCCGTTTGGGATGTGCGGGAGTGGAAAGTATTGTGGAGTTGAATCTGACGGAAGCAGAAATTTCTGCTTTGCATATCTCAGCGGAATCTGTGCGCCAAAATGTTTTCCAAGCAAAGGAAATGTTAGCTGCTGTGGCTAATGTTTAA
- a CDS encoding HNH endonuclease produces MIDKEFYLKNKSKFKFIKEPAFKHKEHIIQNTLRGKLKSEMILCEKCGNKLNRDVDSSFTELFTVFTELLKEELAPKDHGKSNSSKVLKGYLFFDQELQDGIDINFKDFHVTPEKPYYIVDEQDKIIRIYSNQSRAKQFTPLVIKELEEKGYDISLYKIDYTTDISDEGILSLFFSEGVDQFNEKFLRGLNKIATGFAYHNGIKRKDLTRSLNLIKGQENIINSKNVIPFIPINYFDMLLELNRPKVETNYPTHTLILFTQKNILNNQKILYCYIDLFSTFQHYVILNDNYQGKDIYKIYHQSVLRKEIPDLDIGKISPKYLNIIIEELGINRNNYKGNSIDELYDFVQQEYKKLKIAYELNIEEELELMAIRLINLFAYSQCSNISDISLKKIGNGFSSLNNSHTPSFLLEAKSYLEKDSFMFRRFFCENDGNDGIEILSIPNEIWSEIQKNDNSIIREYGHIKFKQLSAFIWKN; encoded by the coding sequence ATGATTGATAAGGAATTTTATTTAAAAAACAAAAGTAAATTTAAATTTATTAAAGAACCTGCTTTCAAGCATAAAGAACATATTATTCAAAATACATTAAGAGGTAAATTAAAATCTGAAATGATACTTTGCGAGAAATGCGGTAATAAATTAAATAGAGATGTTGATTCTAGTTTTACAGAATTATTTACTGTATTTACAGAACTTTTAAAAGAAGAACTTGCTCCAAAAGACCACGGAAAAAGTAATAGTAGCAAGGTACTGAAAGGATATTTATTTTTCGATCAAGAGCTTCAAGATGGAATTGACATAAACTTTAAGGACTTCCACGTTACTCCAGAAAAACCTTACTATATAGTTGACGAACAAGATAAGATTATACGTATCTATAGTAATCAATCTAGAGCCAAACAGTTTACGCCTTTAGTGATTAAAGAATTAGAAGAAAAGGGTTATGATATAAGCTTATACAAAATAGATTATACAACAGATATATCTGATGAAGGTATTTTAAGTTTGTTTTTTTCTGAAGGCGTTGATCAATTCAATGAGAAATTTTTACGAGGATTAAACAAAATAGCCACAGGATTTGCTTATCATAATGGTATTAAAAGGAAGGATTTAACAAGAAGCCTTAATCTAATAAAGGGACAAGAGAATATAATAAATTCTAAGAATGTAATTCCTTTTATTCCTATAAATTATTTTGATATGTTATTAGAATTAAATAGACCAAAAGTAGAAACTAATTATCCTACACATACTCTAATTTTATTTACTCAAAAAAACATTTTAAATAATCAGAAAATTTTGTATTGCTATATAGACCTCTTTAGCACATTCCAACACTATGTGATATTGAATGATAACTATCAAGGGAAAGATATATATAAAATATACCATCAAAGTGTTCTTAGGAAAGAAATTCCCGATCTTGATATTGGCAAAATTAGCCCAAAATACTTAAACATTATTATTGAAGAGTTGGGGATAAATAGAAATAATTATAAAGGTAACTCTATCGATGAATTATACGACTTCGTTCAACAAGAATATAAAAAGTTGAAAATTGCTTACGAACTGAATATTGAGGAAGAATTGGAACTTATGGCGATTCGGCTAATAAATTTATTTGCTTATTCTCAGTGTAGTAATATTTCGGATATTAGCTTAAAAAAGATAGGAAATGGTTTTAGTAGTTTAAATAACAGCCATACGCCATCTTTTTTGTTAGAGGCAAAGTCTTACTTAGAAAAAGATAGTTTTATGTTTAGAAGGTTTTTCTGCGAAAATGATGGGAATGATGGTATAGAAATTTTATCTATACCAAATGAAATTTGGTCAGAAATCCAAAAGAATGATAATAGCATAATTAGGGAATATGGACATATAAAATTTAAACAATTGTCTGCATTTATTTGGAAGAACTAA
- a CDS encoding Uma2 family endonuclease, whose product MVKQLPSDTTPAIIYPESDGQPMADNTKQFRWIVTIKENLELLFAEDSNVFVAGDLLWYPLEGNNKTRQALDTMVVFGRPKGDRGSYKQWEEDNIAPQVVFEILSPGNRLKAMAQKLKFYERYGVEEYYVYEPDDVELIGWVRSGNELELIDEMNGWISPRLGVTFQLTTDNLEIFAPSGERFLTFVELGQLREQEKQRADEAERQLEEERLKYQALQELLRERGINLEEL is encoded by the coding sequence ATGGTAAAACAACTACCATCCGACACTACACCCGCTATTATCTACCCCGAAAGTGACGGACAACCAATGGCAGATAATACCAAACAATTTCGCTGGATTGTCACAATAAAGGAAAATTTAGAACTGTTATTTGCCGAAGATTCTAATGTCTTTGTTGCTGGAGATTTGCTTTGGTATCCATTAGAAGGAAATAACAAAACTCGTCAAGCTCTTGATACAATGGTTGTGTTTGGTAGACCAAAAGGAGACAGAGGTTCTTACAAACAATGGGAAGAAGATAATATTGCGCCACAGGTAGTTTTTGAGATTTTGTCTCCGGGGAATCGTCTCAAAGCAATGGCTCAGAAATTGAAGTTTTACGAACGATATGGTGTGGAGGAATACTATGTTTATGAGCCAGATGATGTTGAGTTAATTGGGTGGGTGCGTTCTGGAAATGAATTAGAATTAATTGACGAAATGAATGGTTGGATTAGTCCTCGTTTAGGAGTGACATTTCAACTTACAACTGATAATTTGGAAATTTTTGCACCTTCAGGAGAGAGGTTTTTAACTTTTGTAGAATTGGGACAATTAAGGGAACAGGAAAAGCAACGTGCTGATGAAGCAGAGAGACAGTTGGAAGAGGAAAGATTGAAATATCAAGCTTTGCAGGAATTGTTGAGAGAGAGGGGGATTAATTTAGAGGAGTTGTGA
- a CDS encoding CapA family protein, which translates to MKFTPSLLIFLFLVLISGCNQNQQTTAEVIKSTPPQTALKPKPVKSYTKEAKLVAVGDLLMHMSLTRSGYIPQQKTYNFDGFFTEVKPIISSADWAIANVETTLAGAEMGYSGYPLFNAPAQLIDAAKKAGFNVVTTANNHSLDKGEKGLINTINNIRSRGVASTGTARSAKEAAQILMVKKNDINMAILAYTYGTNGIPIPKGKGYLVSLINEGKIISDIAKARKQGAEIVTVALHFGNEYQRQPDARQKQLVERLIKAGADIILGNHPHVVQPYQVFRVKGKDGKIKTRTAIYSLGNFIANQNGKYRNLGVIFSVKVRKTFPQKTVEIAQVEALPTAIDKYNLNNKLNFRVLPLSATLSRKEVPFLSPQERLVLKDELFEMKSHVKSMGEYKTINTVK; encoded by the coding sequence ATGAAATTTACTCCTTCTTTGTTGATATTTTTATTCTTGGTATTGATTTCTGGCTGTAATCAAAATCAGCAGACAACAGCAGAAGTTATCAAGTCCACTCCGCCACAAACTGCACTCAAACCAAAGCCAGTTAAATCTTATACAAAAGAAGCAAAATTAGTTGCAGTTGGCGATCTCCTGATGCACATGAGTTTAACTCGATCGGGTTACATTCCCCAACAGAAAACCTATAATTTTGATGGTTTTTTTACTGAAGTTAAACCGATTATTTCTAGTGCAGATTGGGCGATCGCAAATGTCGAAACAACATTAGCAGGCGCAGAAATGGGTTACTCAGGATACCCGTTATTTAATGCTCCTGCACAGTTAATAGATGCGGCAAAAAAAGCCGGATTCAATGTTGTTACAACTGCAAATAATCACTCATTGGATAAAGGTGAAAAAGGATTAATTAACACTATTAATAATATTCGATCGCGTGGAGTTGCGTCAACAGGCACAGCGCGATCGGCTAAAGAAGCAGCGCAAATTTTAATGGTGAAGAAAAATGATATTAACATGGCAATTTTAGCTTATACTTATGGCACAAATGGCATCCCAATTCCCAAAGGTAAAGGTTATTTAGTATCGCTAATTAATGAAGGTAAAATTATTAGCGACATCGCCAAAGCTAGAAAACAGGGAGCAGAAATAGTTACAGTTGCCTTACATTTCGGCAATGAATATCAACGCCAACCTGATGCTAGACAAAAACAATTAGTAGAAAGGTTAATTAAAGCGGGTGCAGATATCATTCTCGGTAATCATCCCCACGTTGTCCAACCTTACCAAGTGTTTCGAGTCAAGGGTAAAGATGGGAAAATCAAAACCAGAACGGCGATTTATTCACTGGGCAATTTTATTGCTAATCAAAATGGGAAATACCGAAATTTAGGAGTAATATTTTCTGTGAAAGTTCGCAAGACTTTTCCGCAGAAAACTGTAGAAATCGCTCAGGTAGAAGCTTTGCCAACTGCGATCGACAAATACAACCTAAACAACAAACTCAACTTTCGCGTTTTACCCCTCAGCGCCACCTTATCTCGCAAAGAAGTTCCGTTTTTATCACCTCAAGAACGCTTGGTTTTAAAAGATGAACTCTTTGAAATGAAGAGTCATGTAAAATCAATGGGAGAGTACAAAACAATTAATACAGTAAAATAG
- a CDS encoding agmatinase family protein, whose amino-acid sequence MATKEEILQNFDPNGIGIDNGNLLGLPFDYESANIIVFGVPWEVTVSYGFGTAAGPKRILAASRQLDLFDFDNPEGWKTGIFMAEISAEIQKNSDDLRQKATQIIQHLEQGKFVEDDPEMRELLEEINRESKAVNQWLFEQAQTAINQGKKVAVIGGDHSVPLGYMQALAERYPNYGILHIDAHSDLRDAYEGFEFSHASIMFNALHIPQISKLVQVGIRDISEGEINLIKESEGRVSAYYDSMLKQKLYAGVTWLDLCKQIVAELPQQVYISFDVDGLDPKLCPHTGTPVPGGLELEQAFCLFREVVHSGREIIGFDVVEVGDDEWDANVGARTVYKLCNLMSLT is encoded by the coding sequence ATGGCTACTAAAGAAGAAATTCTGCAAAACTTCGATCCTAACGGAATTGGCATTGATAATGGCAATTTGTTAGGGCTTCCTTTTGATTATGAATCTGCCAATATTATTGTGTTTGGTGTTCCTTGGGAAGTGACGGTTTCTTATGGTTTTGGAACCGCCGCAGGGCCAAAAAGAATTTTAGCAGCTTCTCGTCAATTGGATCTCTTTGATTTTGATAATCCTGAAGGCTGGAAAACCGGAATTTTTATGGCAGAAATTTCTGCTGAAATCCAGAAAAACAGCGATGATTTAAGACAAAAAGCTACCCAAATTATTCAGCATTTAGAACAAGGTAAATTTGTAGAAGATGATCCAGAAATGAGAGAACTTCTGGAAGAGATTAACCGCGAATCAAAAGCAGTTAATCAATGGCTATTTGAGCAAGCACAAACCGCGATCAATCAGGGGAAAAAAGTTGCAGTAATTGGGGGCGATCATAGTGTACCGTTAGGATATATGCAAGCATTGGCGGAACGTTATCCTAATTATGGTATTTTGCATATTGATGCTCATTCTGATTTGCGGGATGCTTACGAAGGATTTGAATTTTCCCATGCTTCGATTATGTTTAATGCTTTGCATATACCGCAAATTTCTAAGTTAGTTCAGGTGGGAATTCGGGATATTTCCGAAGGGGAAATTAATTTAATTAAGGAGTCAGAAGGGAGAGTTTCTGCGTACTACGATTCAATGTTGAAACAAAAGCTTTATGCTGGGGTAACTTGGTTGGATTTGTGTAAACAAATTGTGGCAGAATTACCGCAACAAGTTTACATTAGTTTTGATGTTGATGGTTTAGATCCGAAACTTTGTCCGCATACGGGAACTCCGGTTCCGGGGGGTTTGGAGTTAGAACAAGCTTTTTGTTTATTTCGGGAAGTTGTACATAGTGGAAGGGAAATTATTGGGTTTGATGTTGTGGAAGTTGGTGATGATGAATGGGATGCAAATGTTGGGGCAAGAACTGTTTATAAGTTGTGTAATTTGATGAGTTTAACTTAA
- a CDS encoding multicopper oxidase domain-containing protein, protein MSTQLRNAYIIGQENFQNWSQGFDTSNYLRVLPHPDQKIPFKDPFRDWQLDQPGNYFSSWGPQEELNATLRMENINQIAIDGFGILKSGDGKIPWLTDTSNQPRNTPYEQLRGYNGTIPGPFLITEPGDTLNLWLENNLDQVTNLHTHGLHVTPMGRGDNVLHVVESGESWNQIIPIPDNHFIGPDWYHPHLHGLTNEQVSSGLGGQLLLTTPYDLPDLDKFNPKERPLHFMALNTFGVQQVNRPGSLTDPLNQNPAISLPAGTPLQVLGTENGQTVYELSDSVFMGYNAKPNPNVYDPKRPTGGAPGIFSYGGGPLSEPTENVIHTVNGQYNPTIEVKTGEVNLFAFTNMNSNAFHVIQLFKEEGENLIRQEVTLVAIDGDSVGSVASNAREVTELPVLSPGQRLTVEEWFEKPGKYYFLSNGTEEIIGNNTSALIKGKDGFEDGHLVWGPQVLATVEVTGNEIPKGPRPEPYDIFLEDAAKIDELVAETKQGNFDRQRTFTWSANLGNALRIGNIPDDLDVISFEGTYRINGEFFATEFTQGQVPLTMPMLGTSEVWSMKNISGQSDPSLPPQLNIPLLEWHPFHIHQNDFVVLEINGIPVSDLKSAYLDGVLSDTIGLPPTYEPNTPTPENPYGKPMYDGETSEVKVVMKFEDFPGSYVNHCHILFHEDAGMMAPVRVVLNTESTWLGVAGQQNNGNVELYRASNLNQKINLSPFGAGFTGAIGLAIGDVNYKQKEDLNKNVTDNVTDIITIQSNLDSTTNKFTVKVFDGQTLIDRQQQGITQFDGLNEELVLTQFSPFANQTLTPNAKASVAAGDINGDGFSDIIVGVGGITNPLIEVYSGLDYHLITRISPFHHEDGFTGTINLVSGDIDGDNFDDVIVSQGSGGRGLVEVYSGRSIELKGSLNGKDTAHDTALLTNTFQPYGEFNGEVKVTSGYVLQRPDIPNGEAIQTYHANLTTMAVGNVPQGHESVKIHTYLGGAHHGHAADDHSHNSTTEEKNNEPEVRLDAEFTPDSNLTGMLGGFADINGLSRGEPVIFTVDASGKAELIRFQERNLKMSIAAGGTLYTPGDDFYYGDTGSNNLFGSSGNDEIYGLSGSDRINGNEGNDTVVGGNDNDTLHGGKGDDVIYGNLGNDLLFGDLGNDTIFGGKGNDVIYGNQGQDLLTGDLGNDTVFGSKDNDLIFGNAGKDVLFGDAGNDTVYGGKDDDLIYGNLGQDSLFGDVGNDTIYGGQENDTLNGGSGDDWLSGDLGNDVLQGGEGSDRFILAANKGSDTIIDFQNGIDSIILTGGLTFSQLTITESSSSTLVRITSTNELLVTLTSITTSQIGTEDFIAL, encoded by the coding sequence ATGTCAACACAACTCAGAAATGCTTATATTATTGGACAAGAAAATTTTCAGAATTGGAGCCAAGGATTTGACACAAGTAATTATCTAAGAGTTTTACCTCACCCCGACCAAAAAATCCCTTTCAAAGACCCTTTTCGAGATTGGCAATTAGATCAGCCAGGTAACTATTTTTCCAGTTGGGGGCCACAGGAAGAACTAAATGCTACCCTGAGAATGGAAAATATTAATCAAATTGCAATTGACGGATTTGGCATTCTTAAATCAGGTGATGGAAAAATTCCTTGGCTTACTGATACTAGCAATCAACCAAGAAATACTCCCTATGAACAATTAAGAGGTTATAACGGCACAATACCTGGGCCATTTTTAATTACAGAACCTGGAGACACATTAAACTTATGGTTGGAAAATAACTTAGATCAAGTAACCAACCTCCATACTCATGGGCTTCATGTAACACCTATGGGGCGCGGAGATAATGTACTTCATGTAGTAGAGTCGGGAGAAAGTTGGAATCAAATAATTCCTATTCCAGACAATCATTTTATTGGCCCTGATTGGTATCACCCCCATTTACATGGATTAACAAATGAGCAAGTTTCTTCAGGATTAGGAGGCCAATTATTATTAACAACTCCTTACGACCTACCCGATCTAGATAAATTTAATCCCAAAGAAAGGCCATTACATTTTATGGCACTTAATACCTTTGGCGTGCAACAGGTAAATAGACCAGGAAGTTTAACCGACCCGCTAAATCAAAACCCAGCAATATCCCTTCCTGCTGGTACACCATTGCAAGTTTTGGGAACAGAAAACGGGCAAACAGTTTATGAATTGTCTGACTCAGTTTTCATGGGTTACAACGCCAAACCTAACCCTAATGTTTACGATCCGAAGCGACCAACAGGCGGTGCTCCGGGAATTTTCTCTTATGGTGGTGGGCCGTTATCTGAACCTACAGAGAATGTAATTCATACGGTTAATGGTCAGTATAATCCCACAATTGAAGTGAAAACAGGTGAAGTGAATCTGTTTGCATTTACTAACATGAATAGTAATGCTTTTCATGTTATTCAATTGTTTAAAGAAGAAGGAGAAAATTTAATTCGTCAAGAAGTAACATTAGTAGCTATTGATGGGGATTCTGTGGGATCGGTAGCTTCTAATGCTAGAGAAGTGACTGAATTGCCAGTTCTTTCTCCAGGTCAAAGATTAACTGTAGAAGAATGGTTTGAAAAACCAGGGAAATATTATTTCTTATCTAATGGAACTGAAGAAATTATTGGCAATAATACTTCGGCTTTAATTAAAGGAAAAGATGGTTTTGAAGATGGTCACTTGGTTTGGGGGCCACAAGTATTAGCAACTGTGGAAGTGACGGGAAATGAAATACCAAAAGGCCCTCGTCCAGAACCTTATGATATTTTTCTGGAAGATGCAGCAAAAATTGATGAATTAGTTGCAGAAACGAAGCAAGGAAATTTCGATCGCCAACGCACGTTTACTTGGTCAGCCAACCTGGGTAATGCGCTAAGAATAGGTAACATACCTGACGATTTGGATGTGATTAGTTTTGAGGGAACTTATCGGATTAACGGAGAATTTTTTGCCACCGAATTTACTCAGGGTCAAGTTCCGTTGACAATGCCAATGTTAGGCACATCTGAAGTTTGGAGTATGAAAAATATCTCCGGTCAGAGCGATCCTAGCCTTCCCCCCCAACTAAATATTCCCTTGTTAGAATGGCATCCTTTCCACATTCACCAAAATGACTTTGTAGTTTTAGAAATTAATGGTATTCCAGTTAGCGATCTGAAAAGTGCTTATTTGGATGGCGTTTTGAGCGATACGATCGGTCTACCACCGACTTACGAACCTAACACACCTACCCCTGAGAACCCTTACGGCAAACCGATGTATGACGGGGAAACTTCCGAAGTGAAAGTGGTGATGAAATTTGAAGACTTTCCCGGTAGTTACGTCAATCACTGTCATATTCTATTCCACGAAGATGCCGGAATGATGGCACCTGTGCGCGTGGTTTTGAATACGGAAAGTACTTGGTTGGGTGTAGCTGGTCAACAAAACAATGGAAATGTAGAGTTATATCGGGCAAGTAATTTAAACCAAAAGATTAACTTATCGCCTTTTGGTGCTGGATTTACAGGTGCGATCGGTTTAGCAATTGGTGATGTTAATTACAAGCAAAAAGAAGATCTGAACAAAAATGTTACAGATAACGTCACCGATATTATTACTATTCAATCTAATTTGGATAGTACAACAAATAAATTCACTGTCAAAGTATTTGATGGTCAGACGTTGATCGATCGCCAACAACAAGGCATTACCCAATTTGACGGATTGAATGAAGAATTAGTACTTACTCAATTTTCTCCTTTCGCCAATCAAACCTTGACACCTAATGCCAAAGCATCAGTAGCAGCTGGCGATATTAACGGCGATGGTTTTTCTGACATCATCGTTGGCGTAGGTGGAATTACCAATCCTTTAATTGAAGTTTATAGCGGTTTGGACTATCACTTAATCACCAGAATTAGTCCATTCCATCATGAAGACGGATTCACTGGCACAATTAACTTAGTTTCTGGTGATATTGACGGAGACAACTTTGATGATGTGATTGTTTCTCAAGGTAGTGGAGGACGAGGATTAGTCGAAGTTTACAGCGGACGTTCCATTGAATTAAAAGGCAGTTTGAATGGCAAAGATACAGCACATGATACTGCATTGTTAACCAATACTTTCCAACCTTATGGTGAGTTTAATGGCGAAGTTAAAGTAACTTCTGGTTATGTTTTGCAAAGACCAGATATTCCCAATGGTGAAGCTATCCAAACTTATCATGCCAATCTCACCACAATGGCTGTTGGTAACGTACCACAAGGTCATGAATCGGTCAAAATCCACACCTATTTGGGAGGCGCACATCACGGTCATGCAGCAGACGATCATTCTCACAATTCCACTACTGAAGAGAAAAATAACGAACCAGAAGTTCGTTTAGATGCTGAATTCACTCCCGACAGCAATTTAACAGGAATGTTAGGCGGTTTTGCTGATATTAATGGTTTATCAAGAGGTGAACCAGTAATATTTACTGTTGATGCTTCTGGCAAAGCAGAATTAATTCGCTTTCAAGAAAGAAATCTGAAAATGTCGATCGCCGCTGGCGGAACTTTGTACACTCCCGGTGATGATTTCTACTACGGAGATACGGGAAGTAACAACTTATTTGGTAGTTCTGGGAATGATGAAATTTATGGTTTGAGTGGTAGCGATCGAATCAATGGCAACGAAGGTAATGACACAGTTGTTGGTGGTAACGATAACGATACATTGCACGGTGGCAAAGGTGATGATGTAATTTATGGCAATCTAGGTAACGATTTATTATTCGGAGATTTGGGTAATGATACAATTTTTGGAGGTAAAGGAAACGACGTAATTTATGGTAATCAAGGTCAAGATTTGCTGACAGGAGACTTAGGGAATGATACAGTTTTTGGCAGCAAAGATAATGACTTAATTTTCGGAAATGCAGGCAAAGATGTTCTATTTGGCGATGCCGGAAATGACACTGTTTATGGTGGCAAAGATGACGACCTAATTTATGGAAATCTAGGTCAAGATTCTCTGTTTGGAGATGTGGGTAACGACACTATTTATGGTGGTCAAGAAAATGACACCTTGAATGGTGGAAGTGGGGATGATTGGTTAAGTGGCGATTTAGGTAATGATGTGCTGCAAGGTGGGGAAGGAAGCGATCGTTTTATCCTCGCCGCCAACAAAGGAAGCGACACCATTATTGACTTCCAAAATGGCATCGATTCCATCATATTAACTGGTGGTTTAACATTCTCTCAACTCACAATTACTGAAAGCAGCAGTTCAACTTTAGTTAGAATTACCAGCACTAATGAACTGTTAGTAACTCTCACTAGTATAACAACCAGTCAAATAGGAACTGAAGATTTTATTGCCTTATAA
- a CDS encoding DUF2808 domain-containing protein: MKKSQMISATLATTVSILAGWQQIEAVQLADGTVYFVQPPSLLAATTTFNDACVWSATYYFTVNLPENAGEPLQRVVINQHEGGENIHFRLEDSRAFAGTRRKKGENLPIAEVTTDPNTRSVIVTFDPPIAPGKTVTIALDPVRNPCFGGVYLFGVTAFPAGEKAHGQFLGFGRFHFYDRRNFFW; encoded by the coding sequence ATGAAAAAATCTCAGATGATCTCTGCCACATTAGCAACTACAGTAAGCATTTTAGCTGGCTGGCAACAGATCGAGGCAGTGCAACTGGCAGATGGTACGGTTTACTTTGTGCAGCCTCCTAGTTTATTAGCAGCAACAACCACTTTTAACGATGCTTGTGTTTGGTCTGCAACCTATTATTTTACGGTTAATTTGCCTGAAAATGCCGGAGAACCTTTACAACGAGTGGTGATTAATCAACACGAAGGCGGTGAAAATATTCATTTTCGTTTAGAAGATAGTCGTGCTTTTGCGGGAACTCGACGGAAAAAAGGGGAAAATTTGCCGATCGCAGAAGTAACCACAGATCCAAATACTCGTTCTGTTATTGTCACTTTCGATCCACCTATTGCACCGGGAAAAACCGTAACTATTGCTCTCGATCCAGTACGTAATCCTTGTTTTGGAGGAGTTTATTTATTTGGAGTGACAGCTTTTCCTGCGGGAGAAAAAGCTCATGGACAATTCCTTGGTTTTGGCAGGTTTCATTTTTACGATCGCAGAAACTTCTTTTGGTAA
- a CDS encoding TMEM165/GDT1 family protein, translating into MDWHLLGLSFITVFLSELGDKSQLAAIALSGSTKFPRAVFLGTAGALLLTSLLGVIAGEGAAQLLPVHWVKAIAAIGFAIMGVRLLFSNTALSEESE; encoded by the coding sequence ATTGACTGGCATCTTTTAGGACTAAGTTTTATTACAGTGTTTTTGTCAGAATTGGGTGACAAAAGCCAACTAGCTGCGATCGCTCTTAGTGGTAGTACAAAATTTCCCCGTGCAGTATTTTTGGGTACAGCTGGAGCCTTATTACTAACAAGTTTATTGGGCGTAATAGCTGGCGAAGGCGCAGCGCAGTTGTTACCCGTACATTGGGTAAAAGCGATCGCAGCGATCGGTTTTGCCATCATGGGTGTCCGCTTACTTTTCTCCAATACTGCTTTAAGCGAAGAATCCGAATAA
- a CDS encoding TMEM165/GDT1 family protein, producing the protein MKLSSAPPTLSAPESRNLTKDAQLTVIESTRETTDSVKLGNPTQESSKKLSTGALAVFGSSFVTIFLSEMGDKTQVATLLMSAESHSPWLVFAGASSALIATSLLGVLLGRWLATKVSPQILNKAAGISMLVITMQLVWEIFHS; encoded by the coding sequence GTGAAACTTTCTTCTGCACCGCCAACCTTGTCTGCTCCTGAGTCTCGGAATCTAACTAAGGATGCACAGTTAACTGTCATAGAATCAACAAGGGAAACTACTGATTCTGTGAAACTGGGGAACCCGACGCAAGAATCAAGTAAGAAATTGAGTACAGGAGCATTAGCAGTATTTGGCTCTAGTTTTGTCACTATTTTCTTGTCAGAAATGGGAGATAAAACTCAAGTAGCTACCCTGTTAATGAGTGCAGAATCTCATTCTCCTTGGCTGGTTTTTGCTGGCGCATCTTCCGCATTGATCGCAACAAGTTTACTGGGAGTTTTACTGGGTCGGTGGTTAGCAACTAAAGTATCTCCACAAATTTTAAATAAAGCTGCTGGCATTAGTATGTTAGTAATTACTATGCAGTTAGTTTGGGAAATTTTTCATTCTTAA